One Actinoplanes missouriensis 431 DNA segment encodes these proteins:
- a CDS encoding outer membrane protein assembly factor BamB family protein, with product MAGVVVLGLAAAAVVFWPGVRAIDFHPVEEIGRFEPAVPVGSAWSDAEVIGERAYFASADPDGRLGVVAVDTGSREVVWRNPAVGTAALWDRMIALPSALVVFSALESGTGKAQMRLLSAEDGAELWNRPLGASDAVHIGADTMVLVDRVEERLLGLDLADGRVRWEEKDPDATTVVTVTTQADLAGPAGSAGRPFSPNVSDDDRFVQINSDRSASVRDIRTGKVARTRPSVASTSDEVIAHEGRLFVQESGTAKRIFAYDLEKLGEPVTLHTADPADSLSKLTPCGEARLCFVETAGFDHDKDEVVAVDAVKGGELWRHSVAQVESLTPVGDSLLAVTDDSSLLLGGGGDATWTVPGVAVRLDAGNVLRFSDGLTTSVGSRSLSGVHVGDKATEMGLVRDVRPGACAWNTSVLACVGETDFALYSFA from the coding sequence TTGGCCGGGGTTGTCGTTCTGGGGCTGGCCGCGGCGGCGGTGGTGTTCTGGCCGGGGGTGCGGGCGATCGATTTCCATCCGGTGGAGGAGATCGGGCGGTTCGAGCCGGCGGTTCCGGTGGGTTCGGCCTGGTCGGACGCGGAGGTGATCGGGGAGCGGGCGTACTTCGCCAGCGCTGACCCGGACGGGCGGCTCGGGGTGGTTGCGGTGGACACCGGCAGTCGCGAGGTGGTCTGGAGAAACCCGGCGGTGGGTACGGCCGCGCTCTGGGACCGGATGATCGCGTTGCCGTCGGCGCTGGTGGTGTTCTCGGCGCTGGAGTCCGGCACCGGTAAGGCGCAGATGCGGCTGCTGAGCGCCGAGGACGGCGCGGAGCTGTGGAATCGGCCGCTCGGGGCCTCCGACGCGGTGCACATCGGAGCGGACACCATGGTGCTCGTCGACCGGGTGGAGGAGCGGCTGCTCGGGCTGGACCTGGCTGACGGGCGGGTGCGGTGGGAGGAGAAGGACCCGGACGCGACCACCGTCGTCACCGTGACCACGCAGGCCGACCTCGCCGGGCCGGCCGGATCGGCGGGGCGGCCGTTCTCGCCCAACGTGTCGGACGACGACCGGTTCGTGCAGATCAACAGTGATCGGTCGGCGAGTGTGCGGGACATCCGTACCGGGAAGGTCGCGCGGACCCGGCCCAGCGTCGCGTCCACGAGCGACGAGGTGATTGCGCACGAGGGGCGGCTGTTCGTCCAGGAGTCCGGCACCGCGAAGCGGATCTTCGCCTATGACCTGGAGAAGCTGGGTGAGCCGGTCACCCTGCACACGGCCGATCCGGCGGATTCGCTGAGCAAGCTCACCCCGTGCGGCGAGGCGCGGCTCTGTTTCGTCGAGACGGCCGGGTTCGACCATGACAAGGACGAGGTGGTGGCCGTCGACGCGGTGAAGGGCGGCGAGCTGTGGCGGCACAGCGTCGCCCAGGTCGAGTCGCTCACCCCGGTCGGTGACTCGCTGCTGGCCGTCACCGACGATTCGAGCCTGCTGCTCGGCGGCGGTGGTGACGCGACGTGGACGGTGCCGGGTGTGGCGGTGCGTCTTGACGCCGGCAATGTGCTGCGCTTCTCGGACGGTTTGACGACGTCGGTGGGCAGCCGTTCGCTGTCCGGCGTCCACGTCGGTGACAAGGCGACCGAGATGGGGCTGGTGCGTGATGTGCGGCCGGGCGCCTGTGCCTGGAACACGTC
- a CDS encoding GNAT family N-acetyltransferase, giving the protein MRIERVTVAAEVHRAADLFDAPPLEGATQRFLDDPTHHLLLAYDDGDRPVGMISGVETTHPDKGTEMLVYELGVAPVARLQGVGAALVEALAALARANGCYGMWVATESDNKAALATYRRAGACEEMTFTMLSWDLS; this is encoded by the coding sequence ATGCGCATCGAACGAGTGACCGTCGCGGCCGAGGTTCACCGAGCGGCCGACCTCTTTGATGCGCCGCCGCTGGAGGGTGCCACCCAGCGGTTCTTGGACGATCCGACGCACCATCTGCTGCTCGCCTATGACGACGGGGATCGGCCGGTCGGGATGATCAGTGGGGTGGAGACCACGCATCCGGACAAAGGGACCGAAATGCTGGTGTACGAGTTGGGTGTCGCTCCCGTGGCGCGGCTGCAGGGGGTCGGGGCGGCGCTGGTGGAGGCGCTGGCGGCGCTGGCTCGGGCGAACGGCTGCTACGGCATGTGGGTGGCGACCGAGTCGGACAACAAGGCTGCTCTCGCCACCTATCGCCGGGCGGGCGCGTGCGAGGAGATGACGTTCACGATGCTGAGCTGGGATTTGAGCTAG